The genomic interval TTGTTCATCTTATTTTCCTTTCTATGGGAGGCGGCTATCTTGCTGTCCTTCTCCGTTTATTAACTTTTATTATATATCCTGCCAATCGGGTTGACCAGCCTGCCCGTTAGGCAGGAGGCTTCTTCTTTTCCGGCAATACGATAAGAAAAATACCGTTTCTAGCCCTTTACGGCGCTTATTTGGAGCGGATAGAGCTCTGACTGAATTTACAGTGCAATATAGTTGAATAAATTATCGAAATAAGATAAAATAATATCGCACAGATATAAAGATGTAAAAAGGCTGGCTGCGGAAATTTTGATTTCTGCTATGATTTGTGTAGAAAAATTAAGAGGAGGAGAAAGATGGCAAAGAGGTGCCCAAATTGTGGAGACGAGGTTTCCCAGGAGGTAAAGTTTTGCAGTAATTGCGGCAGCGAAATGCCGGGCTTAGATGAAGAGGCGGCAAATTCGGAAAAACCTGGGGATGAAGCAGTATCAGAGGAAAAGCCTGATCCGAAAAAGAAAAAGCGGCTTATTTCCATCATAGCTGCTGTGAGTGCTGTACTAATCTGCATAGTGGCAGGCGCTGTAATTCTTATGCGGCCAAAGCTGGAATCGATTAGCGCGTCCTATGGCGGCGATACCGCGCATGGCGTCATGCTGGATAACAACAATGTCGGCATTATGGTAATAGGCAAATATGACAATGGGGATGAAAAGCAGCTAGAGGAATGGACGATCGAAGAGCCGAAGGCCTTGGCCAGAGGGAAGAGCGTAACCGTAAATATTGCATATCAGGGCTTAAGCACTCAATTGACGGTAGAA from Christensenellaceae bacterium 44-20 carries:
- a CDS encoding zinc ribbon domain-containing protein — protein: MAKRCPNCGDEVSQEVKFCSNCGSEMPGLDEEAANSEKPGDEAVSEEKPDPKKKKRLISIIAAVSAVLICIVAGAVILMRPKLESISASYGGDTAHGVMLDNNNVGIMVIGKYDNGDEKQLEEWTIEEPKALARGKSVTVNIAYQGLSTQLTVESPLQFTVASEMIEDGHFTFTKEQFMEYCKENLPATYFPDVKQEIEEGVMGYGVVCTADEVQKAAIFSFKENEKSEVIVVSAISDDLAIAYLYGTELAEIIDASVETQYGEIALGLLLSDSYRTENLLFQYSKLGDYYTVSISPVR